A single region of the Cytophagales bacterium genome encodes:
- a CDS encoding DNA-3-methyladenine glycosylase 2 family protein produces the protein MIKHLSNDAILKDIIKKVGAIKPHLNNDIYLYLTESIIGQQLSSKVAAIIYNRFTDLFDNNYPEPEKVLAVDFDVLKSVGLSRQKVTYLKNAAAFAIEISLEYNKLKTMPDEAIIKYLTQIKGVGRWTAEMILMFPLNRSDVFPVDDLGIQNTMKQFYRIDKTGKLLTEDLKNIAEKWKPYRTIACKYLWEYVDGA, from the coding sequence ATTATCAAACATTTATCAAATGATGCCATACTGAAAGACATTATTAAAAAAGTAGGAGCCATTAAGCCACATCTCAATAATGATATTTATTTGTATTTGACCGAATCTATTATCGGGCAGCAGTTATCTTCAAAGGTTGCAGCTATAATTTATAACCGTTTTACAGACCTTTTTGATAATAATTACCCGGAACCCGAAAAAGTACTTGCAGTTGATTTTGATGTATTAAAAAGCGTTGGCTTATCCAGGCAGAAAGTAACCTACCTTAAAAATGCAGCAGCATTTGCAATAGAAATATCTCTGGAGTACAATAAGCTGAAAACAATGCCAGACGAAGCGATTATTAAATATTTAACTCAGATCAAGGGTGTAGGCAGGTGGACTGCAGAGATGATATTGATGTTTCCCTTGAATCGTTCTGATGTTTTTCCGGTAGATGACCTGGGTATACAAAATACGATGAAGCAATTTTATAGAATTGATAAGACGGGAAAACTATTAACTGAAGATTTGAAAAACATTGCCGAAAAGTGGAAGCCATACCGCACTATAGCGTGTAAATATCTTTGGGAGTATGTCGATGGCGCATAG
- the murB gene encoding UDP-N-acetylmuramate dehydrogenase gives MQIKSNFSLKTYNTFGIDAAAKLFAEVKDLTGLRSVITSLEYQSIPKLILGGGSNILFTGDFEGIVIKIAIKGMELIKEDANHVWVKAGAGEVWHDLVTYCIENNFAGIENLSLIPGLVGAAPIQNIGAYGVELKEVFEELEALSIKDGSMRIFTNSECAFGYRDSIFKNELKNKYVVTSVTLKLNKKPKFNVSYGAIKEALKEMNEAHSPAGRDAQFGRLYRRGYAQELSIRAIGEAVCQIRRSKLPDPAEIGNAGSFFKNPEIDPDVSGSLFLEIKKRYPDIVSYPLRNGNVKIPAGWLVERSGWKGKRIGNTGTYKDHALVLVNYGKATGKEINEAAMKIKDSVKKKFGIVLKNEVNVI, from the coding sequence ATGCAAATTAAATCCAACTTTTCCTTAAAAACTTATAACACTTTTGGTATTGATGCAGCGGCAAAGCTATTTGCTGAAGTTAAGGATCTTACCGGCTTAAGATCAGTAATTACATCTCTGGAATATCAAAGCATCCCTAAATTGATTCTTGGAGGCGGGAGTAATATCTTGTTTACCGGTGACTTTGAAGGCATTGTCATTAAGATCGCAATTAAAGGGATGGAATTAATTAAAGAAGATGCCAACCATGTATGGGTCAAAGCAGGGGCAGGGGAGGTATGGCACGATCTTGTTACTTATTGTATTGAAAATAATTTTGCAGGCATAGAAAATCTCTCATTAATTCCGGGGCTGGTTGGAGCGGCACCTATTCAGAATATCGGGGCTTATGGAGTAGAGCTAAAAGAAGTGTTTGAAGAACTTGAGGCGTTAAGTATCAAGGATGGTAGTATGAGAATTTTCACAAATAGTGAATGTGCATTTGGTTACAGGGACAGTATATTTAAAAATGAATTAAAAAACAAATATGTGGTTACTTCTGTAACGCTTAAGTTAAATAAAAAGCCAAAGTTCAATGTTTCATACGGTGCAATAAAAGAAGCGCTAAAAGAAATGAATGAAGCGCATAGCCCCGCCGGTAGAGACGCCCAATTTGGACGTCTCTACCGGCGGGGCTATGCGCAAGAGCTTTCTATCCGTGCCATAGGAGAGGCTGTATGCCAAATCAGAAGAAGTAAATTACCCGACCCTGCAGAGATTGGAAATGCCGGAAGTTTCTTCAAAAATCCTGAAATTGATCCCGATGTATCGGGATCATTGTTTTTAGAAATTAAAAAACGATATCCTGATATTGTGAGCTATCCTCTCCGAAATGGTAATGTAAAAATTCCGGCCGGCTGGCTTGTAGAAAGATCAGGGTGGAAAGGAAAAAGGATCGGCAATACAGGCACATATAAAGATCATGCGCTGGTTTTAGTCAACTATGGAAAAGCTACCGGCAAGGAGATCAATGAGGCTGCAATGAAGATCAAAGATTCGGTTAAGAAAAAATTTGGGATTGTGTTAAAAAATGAGGTGAATGTGATATGA
- a CDS encoding ribosome-binding factor A produces MIKRQQKFARLIQKELSCIFQQECQNLFKNILITVTLVKVSPDLKIADVYLSLLLFGGQDNKESQVEKPGKDGDTPDAIIEKINANGKRIRQLLAIRIKDQVKKIPELVFWSDDTSEYASKIDKLLSNLNIPPEEN; encoded by the coding sequence ATGATCAAAAGACAACAAAAATTTGCCCGGCTTATTCAAAAAGAATTGAGCTGTATTTTTCAGCAAGAGTGTCAAAACCTGTTTAAAAATATTCTAATTACAGTTACTTTGGTAAAAGTAAGCCCTGATCTGAAAATTGCGGATGTTTATCTTAGTTTACTGCTCTTTGGCGGGCAGGATAATAAGGAGTCTCAAGTGGAAAAACCCGGAAAGGATGGGGACACGCCTGACGCTATTATTGAAAAAATAAATGCTAACGGAAAACGGATCAGGCAATTGCTCGCAATACGTATAAAGGACCAGGTCAAAAAAATCCCGGAATTAGTTTTTTGGAGTGATGATACCAGTGAATATGCTTCAAAAATTGATAAATTGCTTTCAAATTTGAATATTCCACCGGAAGAAAATTGA
- a CDS encoding ABC transporter permease — translation MNTSFFIAKRYFFSKKKKNFINIISFLSMTGVAGATIALVAALSVFNGLEGLIRNIYYTFDAEIRVTAVKGKSFEVNELFLDSISSVEGVAVITEVIEDNALLKYRDRQMVVKLKGVSDNFSYQNHLDSMIVEGDYMLHKKGINYAIIGRGVQYILSVSLDDGLYPLQFWYPKTKKALSLNPEKAFNRKNIRASAAFAIEKQYDDRYVFVPLDFSKQLFEYDNKRTSLEIKTKSYVQIDKVKKAIQEKLGNKYLVQNSDEQHASLLRAIKIEKFFVTLTLSVILALASVGIFFSLTMLVIEKKKDVAILFAMGAPVKIIKKIFLTEGIIIGLAGAGLGLILGFTLCWAQQTFGIVSMGMKTSIVDAYPVKMQLADFIYTGITIFIITLIVSYGPAIRAARVDISSNLY, via the coding sequence ATGAATACTTCATTCTTCATAGCAAAACGATATTTCTTTTCAAAAAAGAAAAAAAACTTTATCAATATTATTTCCTTCTTATCTATGACTGGTGTAGCCGGAGCAACCATAGCGCTTGTAGCAGCCTTATCGGTGTTTAACGGCCTTGAAGGCCTCATCCGTAATATCTATTATACATTTGACGCTGAGATCAGGGTAACTGCAGTAAAAGGGAAATCCTTTGAAGTGAATGAGCTATTTTTGGATTCAATCAGCTCGGTAGAAGGTGTAGCTGTTATCACAGAAGTGATAGAAGATAATGCACTTTTAAAATACAGGGACCGGCAAATGGTTGTAAAGCTAAAAGGCGTGAGCGATAACTTCAGTTATCAGAATCATTTAGACTCCATGATCGTTGAAGGTGATTATATGCTACATAAGAAGGGTATCAACTATGCGATAATCGGGAGGGGTGTTCAATATATATTGTCAGTATCATTAGATGACGGTCTTTACCCATTACAATTTTGGTATCCGAAGACGAAAAAAGCCTTGAGTCTCAACCCTGAAAAAGCATTTAACAGGAAAAATATCCGGGCGAGCGCTGCATTCGCCATTGAAAAACAGTATGATGATCGTTATGTTTTCGTACCGCTTGATTTTTCAAAACAATTATTTGAATATGATAACAAAAGAACATCCCTGGAAATTAAAACAAAAAGTTACGTTCAGATAGATAAAGTAAAAAAAGCAATACAGGAGAAATTGGGAAATAAATATTTAGTCCAAAACAGTGATGAACAGCACGCCAGCCTGTTAAGAGCAATAAAAATTGAGAAATTTTTTGTAACCCTGACTTTATCAGTTATTCTCGCCCTTGCTTCCGTTGGTATTTTCTTTTCGCTTACAATGCTTGTGATTGAAAAGAAAAAGGATGTGGCAATTTTATTTGCTATGGGCGCCCCTGTAAAAATCATTAAAAAAATCTTCCTTACCGAAGGCATCATTATTGGTTTAGCAGGAGCTGGATTAGGATTAATTTTAGGCTTTACCCTCTGTTGGGCACAGCAAACTTTCGGGATCGTATCAATGGGAATGAAAACTTCGATCGTAGATGCTTATCCTGTTAAAATGCAGCTTGCTGACTTTATTTACACAGGCATCACTATTTTCATCATTACACTCATTGTTTCTTATGGCCCTGCGATCAGGGCGGCTAGAGTTGATATTAGTAGTAATCTGTATTAA